One part of the [Synechococcus] sp. NIES-970 genome encodes these proteins:
- the psaC gene encoding photosystem I iron-sulfur center subunit VII encodes MSHSVKIYDTCIGCTQCVRACPLDVLEMVPWDGCKAGQIASSPRTEDCVGCKRCETACPTDFLSIRVYLGAETTRSMGLAY; translated from the coding sequence ATGTCTCATAGCGTTAAAATTTACGACACTTGCATTGGTTGCACCCAGTGCGTCCGTGCTTGTCCCCTTGATGTCCTAGAGATGGTTCCTTGGGATGGCTGTAAAGCCGGTCAGATTGCATCTTCCCCCCGTACTGAAGATTGTGTAGGCTGTAAGCGGTGTGAAACTGCTTGCCCCACCGACTTCCTTAGTATCCGGGTTTACCTCGGTGCCGAGACCACCCGTAGCATGGGTCTGGCTTACTAA
- a CDS encoding hypothetical protein (conserved hypothetical protein), which produces MAIRFHALEAISLSVPDAPRPIQEYLREIDTLVGAIADPERTKKLAPDQYQLQMRPIGFLDLYQFQPIVTLQIWCDRHGHVHIKSIDYQLRGLEAFMKGFCLEVKGLLRPVRHHRRWSLQGQADLQVKLELPPPLWLTPKVLIRKTGDRLLKEILQRIKKQLLTKLITDYEVWAETTGNYSGLSISPNP; this is translated from the coding sequence ATGGCCATTCGATTCCATGCCCTCGAAGCGATTTCTCTCTCTGTGCCAGATGCTCCCCGGCCAATTCAGGAGTATCTACGGGAGATTGATACCCTTGTGGGGGCGATCGCCGACCCAGAGCGTACGAAAAAATTGGCCCCTGATCAATATCAATTGCAGATGCGGCCTATCGGCTTTCTAGATTTGTATCAATTTCAACCCATTGTCACCCTACAGATTTGGTGCGATCGCCATGGCCATGTCCATATCAAAAGCATCGATTATCAACTGCGGGGTCTTGAGGCATTTATGAAGGGATTTTGCCTTGAAGTAAAAGGTTTGCTGCGACCAGTGCGTCACCATCGGCGATGGTCACTCCAGGGCCAGGCGGATCTGCAGGTCAAGCTCGAATTACCGCCCCCCCTATGGTTGACCCCCAAAGTCCTCATTCGCAAAACAGGCGATCGCCTCCTCAAAGAAATCCTCCAGCGCATCAAAAAACAGCTCCTCACAAAACTGATTACCGACTATGAAGTCTGGGCCGAGACTACTGGCAATTACAGCGGACTCTCTATTTCCCCTAATCCCTAA
- a CDS encoding hypothetical protein (conserved hypothetical protein), whose protein sequence is MKSGPRLLAITADSLFPLIPNKIAKFPVKSAILPLQKLISSPKKNRYDKTVSSSCRFSMDIKLLLLALTGIFTIACLFFGTKNGFYDSDDYHGNGSAH, encoded by the coding sequence ATGAAGTCTGGGCCGAGACTACTGGCAATTACAGCGGACTCTCTATTTCCCCTAATCCCTAACAAAATCGCAAAATTTCCCGTAAAATCTGCCATTTTACCGCTACAAAAGTTAATTTCTTCCCCCAAGAAAAATCGTTATGATAAAACCGTAAGCTCCAGTTGTAGATTCTCCATGGATATCAAATTATTGTTACTGGCCCTCACTGGCATTTTCACCATTGCTTGCCTATTTTTTGGCACGAAAAATGGTTTTTATGATTCAGATGACTACCATGGCAACGGTTCTGCCCATTAG